A single genomic interval of Oreochromis aureus strain Israel breed Guangdong linkage group 12, ZZ_aureus, whole genome shotgun sequence harbors:
- the znf703 gene encoding zinc finger protein 703: MRDLPGGPEPLLRSQSPERSAADDPHRTGAERPSVPTPTPCLSPSDPSRQAKRLPIRIVKMLTAHSGHLLHPEYLQPLTSAPASIELDAKKSPLALLAQTCSQIGKPDPPSSSKLASLSSGSLGDKEPSSRSSKPGEQHQSLEDKSSFKPYSKSSGDCRKDVLVTKGPSDKASFRVPNGSSGGASCPSFPPHSRSPGSSSPPLHSQSQPHRQSHSPSTQPPPHSQAPHMDSKPGSSEPASSDSNSNSAGKKDSDAAKSGMDGAQLANSSHVRASANSSNASSASSPRPESKADPQASSQSSLGSGHIAPVSPFKPGHSVFPLPPASMGYHGSIVGAYAGYPSQFVPGLDPTKSSLALGLSGKHPSSSPLTGASPPSLMQSLCRDPYCLSYPNAPHLGGSNCSTCVHDPSSLKSGFPLVYPSHHLHSLHSSSLSSSTTPSLSHPLYTYGFMLPNEPLPHACNWVSVGGPCDKRFATSEELLAHLRTHTALPGMVDTKLLSAYPSSVSSTASCHLHLPPPSSPGTLPSSFSLRGSPGLGLARYHPYSKSHLPGAPGLPMPSLPSSSAYYSPYALYSQRLGSASALGYQ; this comes from the exons ATGAGAGATCTCCCCGGTGGACCTGAACCGCTTTTACGCAGCCAGTCCCCGGAACGCAGCGCCGCCGACGATCCACACCGGACAGGAGCGGAGAGACCGTCCGTTCCCACACCCACTCCTTGTCTTTCTCCCTCGGATCCTTCGCGCCAGGCTAAAAGGCTTCCTATCCGGATCGTAAAGATGTTGACGGCGCACAGCGGCCACTTGCTGCACCCGGAGTACCTCCAGCCTCTCACATCCGCGCCTGCCAGTATTGAA cTGGATGCCAAGAAGAGTCCTTTGGCCCTGCTGGCACAGACCTGCTCTCAAATTGGTAAACCAGACCCCCCCTCTTCCTCCAAGTTGGCCTCCCTCTCCTCCGGTAGTCTGGGAGACAAGGAGCCTTCCAGCCGGTCATCCAAGCCCGGAGAACAGCACCAGTCCCTGGAGGACAAATCCAGCTTCAAGCCTTACTCCAAGTCATCAGGTGACTGCCGTAAGGATGTTCTGGTGACGAAGGGGCCTTCAGATAAAGCGTCTTTCAGGGTGCCAAATGGAAGCTCCGGTGGTGCTTCATGTCCATCTTTTCCTCCCCATTCACGGTCACCCGGCTCTAGTTCTCCTCCCCTGCACAGTCAGAGCCAGCCCCACAGACAAAGTCATTCCCCTTCCACACAGCCCCCACCACACTCGCAGGCTCCACACATGGACAGCAAACCTGGGAGCTCAGAGCCAGCCAGCTCGGACAGTAATAGCAACAGCGCTGGTAAAAAAGACTCAGATGCAGCTAAGTCAGGCATGGATGGTGCACAGTTAGCCAACTCCAGCCACGTACGGGCCAGCGCCAACTCCAGCAACGCCAGCTCTGCAAGCAGCCCACGGCCAGAGAGCAAGGCTGACCCGCAGGCCTCCTCACAGTCCAGTCTGGGCTCAGGGCACATCGCCCCAGTCTCCCCATTTAAACCAGGACACTCTGTCTTCCCCTTACCCCCGGCTTCTATGGGCTACCATGGCTCCATTGTGGGGGCTTATGCCGGTTACCCGTCCCAGTTTGTCCCTGGCTTGGACCCTACCAAATCTAGTTTGGCTTTAGGACTGTCAGGGAAGCACCCCAGCTCCAGCCCGCTCACTGGAGCCTCACCCCCATCTCTGATGCAGAGTTTATGCCGGGACCCTTACTGTCTGAGTTACCCCAATGCACCCCACCTAGGAGGCAGTAACTGCTCCACCTGCGTCCATGACCCTTCGAGCCTCAAGTCTGGTTTTCCCCTGGTTTACCCCTCACATCACCTTCACTCTCTGCACTCTAGCTCCTTGTCCTCCAGCACGACCCCCTCTCTTTCCCACCCCCTCTACACGTATGGTTTCATGCTCCCTAACGAACCGCTGCCTCATGCCTGTAACTGGGTGTCTGTTGGGGGTCCCTGTGACAAGCGTTTTGCAACATCAGAGGAGCTGCTGGCCCACTTGCGTACCCACACAGCCCTGCCTGGTATGGTGGACACTAAGTTGTTGTCAGCCTATCCGTCATCGGTTTCATCGACAGCTTCCTGCCATCTCCACTTGCCCCCACCCAGCAGCCCGGGTACTCTGCCCAGTTCCTTCTCCCTCCGAGGCTCCCCTGGCTTGGGTCTGGCACGCTACCACCCCTACAGCAAATCCCACTTGCCTGGAGCCCCAGGACTTCCCATGCCATCCCTGCCCTCCTCCTCAGCCTACTACTCCCCCTATGCCCTCTACAGTCAGAGACTGGGCTCGGCCTCAGCCCTTGGATACCAGTGA